The DNA window GTTATGAATCGATAGCCCGGTCGGCTCCACATAGTGGGTGTGCGTCATCCCCAACGCTTTGGCTTTGGCGTTCATGGCGCGGATAAAGGCGTCGTACCCGCCGGGATAATGATGCGCCAGGCTGGCGGCGGCGCGGTTTTCGGAAGACATCAGCGCCAGCAGCAGCATATCCTTGCGGCTGATTTCACTGTTCAACCGCACGCGGGAATAGACGCCCCGCATTTCCAGGGTCTGATGGATATCCACCGCCAGCATCTCATCCAACGGCAGGTGGGCATCCAGCGTCACCATCGCCGTCATCAGCTTGGTGATGGAGGCGATCGGCACCACTTCATCCGGGTTACGGGCATAAATCACGTTATGGGTGCGCATATCCACCACCATGGCACTGCCGGAGGCCAGTTCCGGCTGGGCGGCATGTAATGCAGGGGTATTTTCACTGGCCAGCGCACGCGGCGCCAGGCCTGCGCCCGCTTGTAAAGCGAGCAGGGCCAAAACAAGTACTCGGATTTTCACATGCATTACTCTTGTCACAAATAAGGGAAGATTGCTGTTTGTCGCCCTCACCCTAGCCCTCTCCCAAAGGGAGAGGGGATAGTTAGCGCTGACTATCGAGGCCGCCCCCTCTCCCCTTGGGAGAAGGAATGGTCAGCTCTGCACCAGTGCTAACCACCAGAGCCACTATCAATATAGACGCCCCCTCTCCCCTTGGGAGAGGGCCGGGGTGAGGGAAACCGGCTATCGCCAAACATTCATGGGGCGAATTATATGTGAGCCTAATAAAGTTAGCACTGGGATTGTCAGTGGCGATTTGTGACAAATTCTGTCTATAGAAACCTAACGCAGCCCGCGGGCGCTCTGGGCTGCGGGCAAATCATACAAAAGTTACAGCGCCGCTTGCCAGGCGGAACGGGGCAACAGATACACCCCGGCGGGCTGTTGCGCGCCGGCACCGATAATATGGCCGATGCCCGCCGCCATCACCGCCAGCGTAACGTCAAATGCGTTCAGGCTATCGCCGTAGCCGGCCGTCAGGTTCAGCATCGAACCGTTGGCCAACAGATAAAGCGTATTGTCGCCCATCTGGTAGGCATCAATAAACGGCATCGGCTGGCTGTGCGGCAGCGTCTGCAGAAAATCCACGTCAATTTCCGCTGCCACGTGGCCAACGTTGAGAATAAATACGCCGTTTTTGGTTTGCTGCA is part of the Gibbsiella quercinecans genome and encodes:
- the pbpG gene encoding D-alanyl-D-alanine endopeptidase, which produces MHVKIRVLVLALLALQAGAGLAPRALASENTPALHAAQPELASGSAMVVDMRTHNVIYARNPDEVVPIASITKLMTAMVTLDAHLPLDEMLAVDIHQTLEMRGVYSRVRLNSEISRKDMLLLALMSSENRAAASLAHHYPGGYDAFIRAMNAKAKALGMTHTHYVEPTGLSIHNVSTARDLTKLLIASKQYPLIGQLSTTTERMAAFKGPNYTLPFRNTNHLVYNPKWNIQLTKTGFTNEAGHCLVMRTVIGSRPVSLVVLDAFGKYTHFADANRLRSWIETGKVTPIPPAARDYRRQKDARLAQNAE